The Candidatus Eisenbacteria bacterium genome includes the window ATCGTCTACCGTCGATCCAAGGAGGAGATGCCCGCGGTGGAGGAAGAAGTGCGCGCCGCCGAGGCGGAGGGGGTCCGCTTCCGCTGGCTCGCCGCCCCGCAGGAGCTGAAGGCGAAAAACTGGCGCGTGAACGGAATCGAATGCCTGGAGGTGCGACTCGGCGAGCCGGACGCGAGCGGGAGGCGGCGGCCGATCCCGGTCTCCGGTTCCGGTTTCGTGCTCCCCGCCGACGCGGTGATTTCCTCCATCGGACAGGAGGCGTACCTCCCCTTCCTCGGCCACCGGCACGCCCACGCCGTGAGCGACACGGGATTTCTCGTCGCCGATCCGGAGACGGGACTCACCCGGATCAGCGGCGTCTTCGCCGGGGGTGACGTGGTGACCGGTCCCGCCACGGTGATCGAGGCGATCGCCGCGGGGCGGCGCGCCGCGCGGTCCATCGCCCTCTATGTGGAGGGAGGAGCGGCGGCGCTGAAAAAGGGAAAGAGCCGACCCGGCGGCGGCTGGGAACTCGGTCTCGCCGATCCGCCGGCGGAGAGGCGCGACCGTCTCCATCCGCCCGAGAGGGATCTGGAGGAGCGGCTCGGATTCGAAGAGGTGGAGCTTTCCTTCACGGAGGAAGAGGCGCGGGAAGAGGCGTCCCGCTGCCGCCGCTGCGGTCCCTGTTCCGAGTGCTGGAGCTGCATTCCCGGATGCGAGAGACGGCACGTGCTCGTTCGGAGCGGTCCATCCGAGGAGGGAAACGGCGGGAGCTTCGATCTCCTCCTCCGGACCCCGCACGAGGGGATGCCGGCGAACACCCGCGAGGGGGAGCATGGAGGGACGATCACGTTGCGCACCGCCGGCGTCGAGGAACCTCCCGTGCTGCCGGTGGACGTGGCGCTCGTCAAATCGGAGGTGGACGCGGCGCTCTGCCGGGGCTGCGGGAACTGCGTGGAGATCTGCGCCTTCGGCGCTCCCCGCCTGATCCCCGGACCACGGGGCGAACCGGTCTCCCGCATCGACCCGCTCGCATGCCGGGGCTGCGGCCTTTGCGTTTCGGTTTGTAAAACCGGCGCTGCGCGGATCGCCCCCTTCTCCCGCGAGTGGATGCTCGACGAAGGGGCGCGCCGCCTCCTCGACGGGGGCCGCCCCGCGCGGACCGTGGTGATCACCTGCCAGCGACGGGGAGGCTGCGTCGCCCCCGAACCGGACGGGAACGGCGAGCGGGACGTAATCCGCCTTTCCTGCGCCGGACAGGTCGACGCGGGAACGATCCTCGGCCTGATCCTCCGGGGCGCCGAGAAGGTGGTGATCGCCGGGTGCGCCGACGAGCGGTGTCGCTTCGAGAGGGGCGCCGGCGTCGCCAAGGAACAGATCAAACTGGCCCGACGGGTGCTCGCCCTCTCCGGCGTCGACCCGGAGTGCGTGCGGAGCGACTGGTCCGATAGCCCCGAGGGAGATCCCCTCGATTGGGAGAAGCCGGCCTTCGCGGGGGAGGGATCATCATGACGAAGCTCGAAGACCTCGCCAGGCGAACGTCGGCCACGCTCTGCCTCGGCTGCGGCAAGTGCACCGGCGTCTGTCCCCTGTCGGAGCTCCGCGAGTCCTACTCCCCCCGCCGCCTGGTGGCGCGGGCGCTCAACGATCGGGAGCCGGAGGCGACCGAGCTGGTGCGCCAATGCCTCACGTGCGGCGCCTGCGAGGAACTCTGCCCCGAAGGGGTCGCCTTCGTGGACTTCGTGCGGGGCGCGCGGGAGGCGACCGCCGTCGAGGAACGCGCCTCCTGCCCGCACCACGAAATCCTCCAACAGGCGACTCGCTTGATGGCTCAAGGGAAATCGCGGGAGGATCGTCTCTCCTGGCTGACGCCGGACCTGAAGGTCGCGAAGAAGGGGAAGGTGCTCCTCTTCGTCGGTTGCGCCCCCCTCTTCGACACCGTCTTCTCCGGGCTCGGCGTGGAGACGGTGGAGATCGCCCGCTCGGCGATTCGCCTCTTGAACCGCATCGGCATCGAGCCGGTGGTGCGAAGCGACGAGGTCTGCTGCGGCCACGACCTCTTCTGGTCCGGCGACCGCGAGGGGTTCCTCCGGCTGGCGGAGAGGAACGCCGCGATGATCCGGGAGAGCGGCGCCGAGACGGTGGTCACCGCCTGCGCCGAGTGCGCCCGCACGCTCACGAAGGACTACCCGGGCGCCGCGCCCGGCTTCGCGGCGGAGGTGAAACACATCACCTCTTTTCTCATGGATCGAATCGAGGAGCTCGGCCTCTATGAGCTAAGCGACGACTCGTTTTCGGGACAAACCGTCACCTTCCAGGATCCCTGTCGGCTGGGGAGGCACCTCGGAATGACGGAACCGCCCCGGACCATGCTCGGCGCCGTCCCGGGGCTGCGGATCGTCGAGATGGAGAGGAGCGGGCGGGCGGCGCGCTGCTGCGGCACCTCCGGCTTCCAGCATTGCGACGCCGAATCGCGGGAGATGCAGACCCGGCGGCTCGAAGAGGCGGCGGCGACCGGCGCGGAGACGCTCGTCACCGCCTGCCCGAAATGCCTCATCCACTTCACCTGCGCGCTGCGGGAGGACGCGTCCCGCCCCCGATTCGAGGGCGGCGCCGCTCCCCGGCGGGCGATCCGAATCACGGACATCACCACTTTGGTCTCATCGGCGCTGGCGGGCCGCACCCGGCCGGTCGCGACGCAAGGAGAAGGACGATGACGCATAAACTACCCCGGATCGGCGTGTTCGTCTGCGATTGCGGCCTGAACATCGCCGGCGCGGTCGACACGGAGGAGGTGGCCCGCTTCGCCGAGACCCTCCCCGGCGTGGCGGCGGTGATCCGCAACCGCTACACCTGCGCCGATCCCGGACAGAACGAGATCAAGCGGGGGATCGCCGAGCACAACCTGGAAAGGGTGGTGATCGCTTCCTGCACCCCCAAAATTCACGAGCCCACATTCCGCCAATGCGTCGCCGACGCGGGGTTGAATCCCTACCTGATGGAGATGGCCAACATCCGCGAGCACGTCTCCTGGGTGCACCAGGGGGATCGGAAGGGGGCGACGGAAAAGGCGAAGGACCTGGTTCGGAGCGCCGTCTATCGGGCGAACCTTCTGGAGAGCCAGGAGGAGGCGGTCTTCCCGGTGACGGCGGCGGCCCTCGTGGTGGGCGGCGGCGTGGCGGGGATCCAGTCCGCGCTCGACCTCGCCGAGTTGGGTCACAAGGTGTATCTGGTCGAGAAGGAA containing:
- a CDS encoding FAD-dependent oxidoreductase is translated as MEWIKVEEARLDFPSGARYPISRIGPSPCMEACPAGVNVKAYVSLIAEGRYEEAMHVVRMNCPLPGVCGRVCNHPCESVCNRNSTDAPVAIRALKRFLADRDIKPSPSFRPPAPYRSQKIAVIGAGPAGLTCAYELARAGFPVTLLEAESEPGGMLRYGIPSYRLPRTVLDREIEQMLGPGIDLRTGVALGRDFGLDDLVGEGHKAIFLGVGASKNRRLGIPGESDFQGIEGVLRFLKRVNEGDRSPAGERVLVIGGGSSAIDAARTALRLGARSAEIVYRRSKEEMPAVEEEVRAAEAEGVRFRWLAAPQELKAKNWRVNGIECLEVRLGEPDASGRRRPIPVSGSGFVLPADAVISSIGQEAYLPFLGHRHAHAVSDTGFLVADPETGLTRISGVFAGGDVVTGPATVIEAIAAGRRAARSIALYVEGGAAALKKGKSRPGGGWELGLADPPAERRDRLHPPERDLEERLGFEEVELSFTEEEAREEASRCRRCGPCSECWSCIPGCERRHVLVRSGPSEEGNGGSFDLLLRTPHEGMPANTREGEHGGTITLRTAGVEEPPVLPVDVALVKSEVDAALCRGCGNCVEICAFGAPRLIPGPRGEPVSRIDPLACRGCGLCVSVCKTGAARIAPFSREWMLDEGARRLLDGGRPARTVVITCQRRGGCVAPEPDGNGERDVIRLSCAGQVDAGTILGLILRGAEKVVIAGCADERCRFERGAGVAKEQIKLARRVLALSGVDPECVRSDWSDSPEGDPLDWEKPAFAGEGSS
- a CDS encoding (Fe-S)-binding protein, whose translation is MTKLEDLARRTSATLCLGCGKCTGVCPLSELRESYSPRRLVARALNDREPEATELVRQCLTCGACEELCPEGVAFVDFVRGAREATAVEERASCPHHEILQQATRLMAQGKSREDRLSWLTPDLKVAKKGKVLLFVGCAPLFDTVFSGLGVETVEIARSAIRLLNRIGIEPVVRSDEVCCGHDLFWSGDREGFLRLAERNAAMIRESGAETVVTACAECARTLTKDYPGAAPGFAAEVKHITSFLMDRIEELGLYELSDDSFSGQTVTFQDPCRLGRHLGMTEPPRTMLGAVPGLRIVEMERSGRAARCCGTSGFQHCDAESREMQTRRLEEAAATGAETLVTACPKCLIHFTCALREDASRPRFEGGAAPRRAIRITDITTLVSSALAGRTRPVATQGEGR